DNA from Plasmodium cynomolgi strain B DNA, chromosome 12, whole genome shotgun sequence:
TAATTTTGgggcaactttttttttttttggcaagcAGGTGTGGGTCGCCAACCCACATGGGGCGTTTTgctttgcgttttttttaacccccccTAACAGATTAAGCgcagcacttttttttttttttttttttttttttaccttcctcATTTCGCGACTTCGAAACATGGCTAGTAGCTAATCTGCGAGATGTGTCCTCCGAGCAACTGGCGATCTTATCTTTGagagggaaggaaaaaaggcaccTCCTGGGTGGAGCTCCGCGTGAGTGGGTCTACTCCTCCAGTCGTTTGGTCATCATTCATTTCGTTACTATTTTTactatcattattttattttattttattttactttttttttttattttttattattttttttttttttcctaccctTTTTGGCTCTTCTACGTTTCCCACTTTTCTGACGCGGGGGAGCTTGACCTTGGGGCTGAAGCGAACAAGGGGGCGCCGCCCGGTTGCCGCCTAACTGCCGCATAACTGTCGCCCGATTGCCGCCCATCTGCCGCCCTCTGCCGCTCCCTGCCCGCCAAATGACGGACTTCCAGACGGCTTCCAGCTCCCTGGAGGAAATCAAAAACCTATGCAGCGAGCTGCTGAACGCaacggaggaggaggtgTTCAACAAGCTGAGTCTATATGacgagttggaaaaaaagttgaagaaAATACAACCAATAATAACTCGCATACGTATTCGTAGGAACGAGAAGGATGAATCGAAGAGGACATATGGAGAAAAGATgattaaaaatgtggacaCTCTCCTGGAGAGGTATGATATGGTTTATAACATCTACGAGGAGGAACTGACTATTTTTAGAGAAAACTacgaaattgagaaaaagaaaattattgcGAATAAGTTGCTACAGGAGCAGCAACGGAAGGAGCATGAAGCGCAGCTACTCAACagggggagagaagaaacCAAAGTGGAACACTTGACGATTCAGAGgatgaatgaagaaaaaatgagggcTCTACAAAACACACAAGAAGATCATGCGCAGAGGATGAAGCGGGTGGAAACAATAAAGGCCATCATTCAGGAGAAGTGTGGCTTCCTCTGTGACGAGATTGCTGCGGCGTGCGACCGTGACGCGGCCGTGCAGTACGTGCATGCTCAGCTGGGGGGGCCTCCGGGCGGAGCGAACACGGCCAACGGTGCCAACGGGGCGAACACGGCCAACGATGCGAACGATGCCAACGCCGCCAACGATGCCACCACCGCCAACCTTGCCACCACCGCCAACCTTGCCACCACCGCCAACCTTGCCACCACCGCCAACCTTGCCACCACCGCCAACCTCGCCAACCCCGGCAACGGTGCGGTCCACCTCGTCGACTGCCTCTACCTGGTGTACAAGCAAAACGAGTTCAAGCCATTCAAGGAGGCACTCCAAAATATCATCGAGTACCTAACCCACTTGGTCAAAAACGTAGACAATGAGCAAATGAAACTCATAAATCTCATGAACGAACagttccaaaaaaatattctttccaAGAAGGGGACTCTTCTCCTATTCGTTTTAATTGGGTACGTGGTGAAAAGGCCGGGAGACGTGTTGCATGTGCTGAAGAAGCTTAACAGGTCAGTGgacgagaaaaatatttatatgtatttggAAGAACCAGACATCGCTGCTGACTATGAGGGGTGGAAGTGCTGGTACGATGGTCTGCAAACTGCGCTCGATGTGTTGTGCTCCTTCTCCCGCTGCGTGAACAAGTATTGCGATGTCCCCTCGGATGAGCAGGTGCGCTCGGCTTTTTTGTACTTGCGGAGGAAGTTTGGCGAGGTGAGAAGTGCGACGGGGTTAGAAGTGTGACGGGGTGAGAAGTGCGACGGGGTGAGAAGTGCGACGGGGTGAGAAGTGAGGGGGGGGCATTGGTGCGTCGCGCCGCATCACCGATTAGACGCGCTGCCCTTCGAGGTATTGGCTCTCTGCTTAGCTTTACCAGTCTGAGCTGCTCCACCACTTTGCGCTGCCTCCCCACGTTGCGCTGCCTCCCCACTTTGCGCTGCCGCCCCACTTTGAGTcggcttcccccccttgagGAGGTCGGAGACGGCCACCAAGTCGCTGAACTTGGCGCGCACATGGTAGTCGGACAAGCGATTCGTGATATACGTTTTGGAGATATTCACCtcgacaatttttttcttcttcctatGAGCATAGTAACACAAATTAGTTGCGGTGGAgacggaggaagaagtgcCCAGAACTAAAAGAAGGTCACACTTCTCTATCTCCTTCTCAGCTTGTTTCAAAAGGGACTTAGGAATGACTTCTCCAAAAAGAACAACATTAGGTTTAAAAATTCCACCACAAGGACATTCTGGAGGTAGCTGGTGCATGAAATGAGAGGTTTTCTGtaacattattttgtttaactGAATTGTCTCCCTACATGTACAGCAGCGAGCTTCAAAGACACTCCCATGCAGGGGAATTACTTTTGAATTCCCACTCTCCTCATGTAAGCCATCTATATTCTGTGTGATAACTGTTTTTAAGTATCCCAAATTTTCTAATGCCGATAGAGCTGTATGTCCTGGGTTCAATTCGATTTCATAATCTGATGAGATGTCCCTAATAACTtcccaaattttttctgGTGATTTCCAGAATCCCCAAATGGTGCCATATATTTTGGGATCATATTTACTCCATATAGAACTGTTGGTTCCACGGAAACTGGGGATGTTACTTTCTGCTGATGTTCCTGAGCCTGTTAGGGCCACTACGTAGGTGCATTCTCTTATCATGGACGCCAGGTCCTCCAGCGTGATGCTCTTTGTCACCCTCCTTCGGGCGAATATCATTAGGTTCCCCATTGGGGTCTTGCTGCATGCTGAGCAGGACCAGTTCGCCCCTACGGATTAGCTTCGCGATTTGTTGGAAACCTTTCTTATGCTTGCTTCGGTGCGGTCGGCGCGGTAGGATGAGTTTTCATCTGAGATCGGGTGTGATCCCCCGTTCAGTCGCCCCCCTACCCCTCAGGCACAAGAAGTAACCCACTTGGCAAGGTGCCAATTTTTGTTACAAACAAATGGCATACCATTTAATGTCTACGCGATGCCGAAACTTGCTGCCACTTGCTTGCAACCACCGACGTGATTGAACAATTTAAATAACAATAATGTTAGCACGAAGAggcagcaatttttttttttttgcacacaggAAAACAGGGATAAAGTTTAGtgatgccccttttttccttttgcccATCTGCACCCACGCATTTTATTGCTTCAATTTTGACGTACCAAAATGTGCGCTTATAAAATGGGACGCAATTGGTACATCCTTCCTTTCCcacttcgatttttttttttgcttgctCAACGGTGGCGTGTATTCCCCTGACCAAAACGCTTTTACActttagcaatttttttaaaaaggagtaaaaatCTGTGACTTCGCAGNNNNNNNNNNNNNNNNNNNNNNNNNNNNNNNNNCCCTATTTTTGCGAACCCCATTTGGCTGCctaataaagaaataaagtgACTTTCCGGAGTAAATTCACCCGAGCTTGTAAGTTCTCCCTTTACGTTGCtactgggggggggagcataCCAATATATACGATTcataagaacaaaaaaggtacaccTTTCTTTACGCGCAACGGATGAAGTTCCTCCCCCATTAGAAGCATCGACCAAACAGGCCCATCAAAATCGGGTCAATATATCTCCCTAACCCTTAAccatgaaccctaaaccagCGCATAATACGCATCAGTTGGTTAACAGAGCCTCCTTCTACTACACCCCTTAAAACCATTGCAGTAAATACCTAATTGATGGAACTATCATTTgaaccaaaatggggaagggggaggcgaccaaaagaaaaaacctTCGAGATTGGATTATCTCATTAGCATCTCGTTAGCCCCTGTGAGGAACCTGCATCAATGCGCCAGCCCAATTGGAACGGCCCACACTCCATCCGCATTGCATGTATGTAAAAGAATATGCTCACGGCTGCCGCCACACCCGCCGCCCTACAGCCACACTGCCCTACCAgcacaccctttttttttttcctctccttttttgtgtgcccctCCGTTTTGTTACGGCAAAATCAACATCACTTAACAAGAAGGTGCCCCGAGAGGGCGTTGAAAATGCCGGGAatatgaaggggaaaatcaaaACACTCCCCCCGTTGTTCCCCCACCTACGCGCTAATCCAACCCGACTTTCAACAATCCCCCCTCAATAgccttaaaaaattcaaaactacaaagaagggaaagaagaaggCCGAGGGACAAACGTTTCGGCAGAAGAGCAACGAAGGGGTGacgattttctttttaggttaaaataaaataacgatATAATTTTATGCGTACGAAACGAATTAAATCGCTGAGTGTGGATTTAACCAGGGAGTGGTGCAGGGTGCTATTCGTTGGTTCATCAGTGGGGCGCAATTCTTTTCGTTCCTCAGCAGGGCCTTCGATAGGTGAGCGGTACGAGCGCAGTTATACACCGTGTTGTGTTCTACACGTATGTATAACTTCGCACGAGCGACACACGCTTTGGTTTGTTTAATCAGTGGCGACTGCTTTGGATTggccaaaaaatatatgagcCTTCACATGTCGAGGGAATGAGAAGGAAAATTaatgagggggggggagggagaaatGCATAAGGtacttctttctttttactgtaaaaaaaaaaaaaggtagtcCACCTCCTTGCGTGTTCTATACACGGAGGAGCTAAAACAAGAGagtagccaaaaaaaaggtagagAAAGCTATACAATCAAGGatggtacatttttttttgccctttgcATTCGTGAAGAGCTTAATATATGTTGGTGCCCTTtcggttggaaaaaaaaattctcttcATTATATACGTCGTGACGGTTAATCCTCTATCAGGGGGGAGGTGACTCAAATGGTATTTTTTGTGGCAATCTTTTCATGCCACTTcgcaagtttttttttttttttcccctttttgtgataCCCACGGGGGCAAAACGGACGTAATATATACCGCACCATCTACTATGTACAATTTTGAACGCCAAAGTTGTACCTTTCGATTTGCTCATTGGTGGAAAATGACtgtcgtttttattttgaggGGAACACAAACCAGCTCCTTTTATCcctatttttgaaaaaaatggttttcCCCCCCNNNNNNNNNNNNNNNNNNNNNNNNNNNNNNNNNNNNNNNNNNNNNNNNNNNNNNNNNNNNNNNNNNNNNNNNNNNNNNNNNNNNNNNNNNNNNNNNNNNNNNNNNNNNNNNNNNNNNNNNNNNNNNNNNNNNNNNNNNNNNNNNNNNNNNNNNNNNNNNNNNNNNNNNNNaaaaaaaaaaaaagggggtataACACAAAGCGGTGATTTCCACAAGGACATAACATGGCACACCTGTGCGTAGAGACAAAGGGACACTACTCTGTCCAAGCCACGGTAGAGACATTCCAGCCAAGCGGCGCAAAGGTAAAAACTGTTCACAGGAAGGAAACGCGCAACTTTCgaggggtggaaaaaaaaaaaaaaaaaacaaataaataaataaataaataaataaataaataaataaataaataaataaataaataaataaataaataaataaataaataaaataaaataatttgtagCACCCCCCCGGTAAGTGACATACGCGTTGCTCAGCGTCCAAATGACACCCCACATCGTTAAGCACAGTGTCAGCTTCGATTtttcactcattttttttttcttcaaatttggtCACTGCTTTTGTGGGGCAGCCACAGCATAGACTCCGGTTGGGGTTCCCAGTTTTGTACCCCTGTTTTTGACGCCACTTTTTGACGCCAGCTTGGggcgcccctttttttgcactgcTAAGGGGGTATTCACGTGTTAGCCCCAAAATAGGAGGGAAAACCCCATCAGGCGAACCGCAGACATTCCCCATTAGGCGAACCGCAGACAATCCCCATCAGCCACCCACACCGGGACggcctctcccccctccgCGCCCAATGGATGAacacattttgaagaggCTAACCAGCAGAGAGCTCAAAAGGGTACCCCccctccacaaaaaaaaaaataataaaataaaaaatatatcaacaGTATTGTCAACAATATTTTCAACAATATTGTCAACAAAATTgtcaacaaaattatgaacaaaatttccctcctttccattttccaaAACGACTTCATTGTCCAAGAACGTGCCAAGCAGAtgttcccccatttggcgCTCCATCCCCTTCTCGACAGactattttgcaaaaagcgAAAGACATTTTggaagaaagggaaagaaattcGAATGAGAGGAACAAAGATGGCAAAGGAAATGCAACCACAGAAAATGAACAGTGTTGTAATAAAAACCCTGAGGGAGAAGCAGGGGGGGGTTCGCATGTGGATGGGGATACTCCTCCAGACAAGGAGGACAACTCTTTCTACACTTTGTGCGACTTCTCTTGTAAATATCTCAAAATGGTTCGTTTGATCAAAACATGCAATTGTaaccaacttttttttttttttctcagtcCGTTTTTTCCGTTTGGTTTCACTCCTCTCATCCATGTGTTAATTTtgcctctcccttttttctacAAAACATTGCTTCCCACGCAGTGCCAAATGAACAAGCTGAATCACGCGAACGTCGAATACGAGTTGGTCAACTCCTTTATGCGAACCTTCAACAGTGGTTATGCTTGTCTTCCTATACACAAACATGTGCAAATAGATGCATATGTGTTCGCATGGAGACGCCTCTTTCTCACGTGCCCAGGATCCCGTTTACACTCAACACACACATGTTGGCACTTGTGCAGAGCTCAAGTTTCAGCTGAACCTAACCAGCGCCGACGACCAGGAGGACAAGAAAAACTCAATGCTTCACCAGATGGCCGACCTGTTCACGGACAAGCTTATTTGCTACTGCACTACCCCCATGGCTCTTGTGGTCCCCCATGGCGACAGCGAGGGTGGCCTTCTGGGTGACGACCTCCTGGAGCAGAttcgtttctttttcagTAAGCGCCCTGGGGAGAGCGATGCACGCACATAGCCACCGACCTGTGCCTTTACGCATGTATGCGTTTATGCGTGTGGTTATTCTCCTTCTGGTCAAAGAAATGCCCAAGTCATATCCTCTCAATTGACACCCTCCCCTACACAGAGCAAATCGAGGAGAAGAGCCAAGAGAACTTCCTATTCAACATGTGCCTTGACAAAATTGCGGAATGCATTTTCAATTTCAAGCCAAACCGTAATCCGCCTTAAACGTTTCCTAACTAAAACATAGATGGGCAATTTGCATGGCCACATTTTATCCACTGCACTGCTGGTGTGGACTTCTCCGCTTGCTCAAACCTGGCGCACATTGCGTTGGCTACTTTGCTGTGTCGTACTCGCTTTACTTATttgtatgttttatttttatttttttttttccctcttttaaATAGCCGAGGACGTGGCCAGCTGGATTTCTAGACAGGCGTTGGCCGACCTGGTGAAGGCCCTACTGGGCGACAACTTAAAAAGATACGAACAGTGTAATCATACGCAAGTGGATAAACACGCAACGAAGTGTGTGCACGCATGGGAATGTACGTCCCAAGTGGGGAGCTGCGCCGTCCAACCAAGCACCGCACGCATCGCACGCATGGCACAATTCACCCGTTGGAAACCATTCTGCCAGGCATCATCTGCATGACGGACTTCATAAAAGAAAGACACGCGAAATTGAATTTCGCTCAAGTTGACAACGTTGTACTCATGATCGAGATCGTTCAATATGCCATTGTTTACCTGTCTGAGCGGAAATACAACACGGTATAGGGGTGTAATACGACAATTTGGCTAACCCCCCCAAGTGTgaaacaccttttttttttgtaatgatCCACTCCTATTCTATTCTTTCTCAGAAATGCTCCTCATTCGTGCGAGAGGAATGGTTTGAGCACTTTACAGATTTGGTATGAtctgttcaggcaaaaagggagaaaaaaaaaaaatagcgaaTATATGCCAGCTAGCTAAAAAATGGCTTactcctatttttttttacacccgACGTTTTCTCCACCTCTTCCACGCGCAGCTGCACACGCTAAAGAACTCCgagtggaaaatatttttccaccaACTGATAGTCGCGGAAACGTTTCTTTACGAGAAGAAGGCGGAAAACACGAACAAGGAGTTTAACAGCTATTACAAGCAGCAGCTGGAGGTGTGGAGGCTGAAAAATACGTCGTACTCCAAGTGGTTTAAAATTGAGATGCCCCTCTCGCTGAGTTTGTTGAAATGATCAGCGGGGGGGCTGCCTACACAGGCAACCACATAAATGTAAACACAAACCCGGACATATGTAGCCTTCACGTCCGTCCTCTCGCATGGTCGCAAGATCGCATTATCACATTACCACATTACCACATTACCACACTACTATACGTTCGTTCAAATCCGAACGACGCGTGCGGCGCACCCCCCCATACGTACACCGCACACGTGCATGTAAACAGAATACACAATGGTATTTCTCTGTGCTACTTTATGGGCACCATCCCcttaaatttgtttcccctGTGTGGCATGTATGCACCATGTGAATGCATCCATACGTACATGCGAGTGTAGCAATtgggtatttttttgtcGTGCCCTCATGGTACATGCTTTTCGGGGGCAGCCTCGAAAATATCGTACATTCTGTTAATGCGATGTGATGtaatgtgattttttttttttttttccgctttgtACTTGTCAGAAaggcttcccttttttctttttttttttttttttttgccgttcTTCCCGTCCTTTTTTCTGAGCACTTTTTGGATAAGGggattaaattttaaaatctgAAGCGAATAAATTACGGTTAAAATTGACGCTAAAATTGCAAGGTTTCGCGCcactttgttattttattttatttttttttttcattcctgtTCCAGCTTGGATAAGTGAGCGAAAGTTTGTCcgtccttcctcttcttcctcaattttttttttacatttttgcatcccttttcaccctttttgggtaatttttttttcacgaagCTTCGCCGATTCTGGCCTCCCCTTTGAACGCTTCGATTTTCGCCGTGCCATTTGGAGTATACCTGTTATAGGCCTACTTCGAGGCAAGCCAaactgttttctttttttctttttacgtCCCACCTCCAACGCGTTACTCCTCCATTCtgccaaaataaaaaggctgGGCCTACGCCGAgcacgtacatacatatatacgcgtGGTTCTCTTATGGAAGAACCTCCGGTGTGTCATTTGGTTGGTGCCTAGCCACAATTCTTTGcatcctatttttttcattccccaTGGGGTATCCCACCGTTTATGTAGAGATGCTTATGATAGGTGCATTTTCTGCGCATATTTGAATTACGTCATCTCGCACGTGGTGTAAATTTAGCATAGAGCTGTAGCGTCGCGCTGCGCATTTGTTGTGCATAataaagcttttttttttatccatttcaTCCCGCGCGTTTACTCGTGTGAGCATGCCTAGTTGCACAGTTACATAGCTGCACAGCCGTGTAACTTTTGGCGCGCGCCCGGACAGCCCCACGCGTAGCGACTGAGAAGTGTCCCAGTTCGCCGCCCACGGGAGGTCCGATATCCACAGGCCCTTTTACCAGCGGCAACCCGTAAAAACGGTTTGTTAATGACCCTAAGACGAGGGTCCCTTCTGTGCAAGCACGAAACAGACTAGTAGGTCAACCTTTCCGGTTAGAACTACTCAGGTTAGTATATAGTCCCTTCCCGTTTTAAGCAACGGCCCGCGTGAAGTCCGCCGAGGTATGTCCGAACAAGAAGACCGGAGGATATTAACGACGAAAGGAAGCAGCGAATCCATGATCAAAGGGAACAATGCAGAGGGGGAGCCCGAGTTACTCCAGGGGATAAGTGGCGAGGGGGGCGAAAACAAGGCGAGCCACTCCCCCAATGAGCTGCGCCTCCCGCATGAAGTGACTCGACCCAAGAGCCACAGCGCACGTGCAGCACAGCCCAGCAGGAATAGTGCTGCCAGCGACAAGCTAAAGACGAGTCTAAGTGAAGATAAGAGcgacaaaaaatataccaaAATCCTGTATGATGATGGGAATCCAGAAAtcaccttttttgtaaacaaagaaaatttgaaaatagcTAAATATGCCTGGAGAGTGGAAAACCCAAAGGCATATGTATTCGCCTTGCATGGAATAACGTCCCACTTGAGAAATGAATACCTGAATTATATGGGTAGACCATCATGGGTTGATGAGAAACAacagaaaggggaaatggctagctgtgTCATTGGAGGTGAGTATGACTTTATGCAAGGCAACAATTACAACTGTTGGGATTCATCTGTGTCTGTTAATAAATCTGAGTGTAAGGATGATAGAGGGAAGGTTGCGCATGGGGAAGGAGgcaacaattttgtaaacCTACCTGAGGAGGGCGCGAGCCCTGCTGGGGAAGAGGCGGAAGCGGGGGTCAGGGGCAGGTGCGGGGCTGACGAAAAGGTCAACACGGGCGAGGAGGAAAATGGGGGTGCCCATGGGGGTACAAACGCGGGTACAAACGCGGGCACAAACGCGGGCATAAACGCTGCAACAAACGCTGCAACAAACGCCAACAGCGAGAACAAGGATACCCAAAAAAGcaagcaggaaaaaaaaagaaaaagaaaaaaaaaaaaaaaaaaaaaaagaaaaaggaaaaggaaagaaggaaaaaaaaagaggacgcTCCCATGACCTTGAAGATGACGGAAGCGCAGTGGGGTgctcatttaacaaaattcTGCAAACCAATTGGACCAAGGacatgaaaattataaacgaGACAAACAACATGATGTATGATTATTGTCAACCGGGGGAGGGTAACTCTTCAGgggtttcttcttcttgtgaCTCCTCCGAttatggagagaaaaaaaatctagaaaaaaaactaaccaTGTTTTTATCATGTTCCTCCTGCATTACCAACATAAACGAGGGCTCAAACCACTTAAACAGCAAATTAAACTTTGGCACCGGAGAGAGCGGTAGCCACCCCCTTTATGATAACGATGGAGGAGGAGAGTGTGCCCGGGAGAGTACTGGTCGTGATGGAGACTGCGCCAAGCGAATGAAGCTTAACAGTGACAGTAGTGAAGGCAGCAGTGAAGAGACCAGCAGTGAGGACAGCAGCGAAGAGACCAGTAGCGATGAAGATATAATAGATGACGAAAATGTTTTGCTGCCAAACAAATCAGACACTCATGTAAATTATGATTCCAATGTCTACTACTGTTCCATGTGTGGTATATGCAATTACTGTAACTGTGGGGTCAGAACCCTGTCGTATAAAAATAGCTGGATTGAGAAGTTCAATCAGAATGGATTTTCTTTCTTCGGAATTGATAACCAATCGCATGGACTCTCTGAAGGGTTTAAAAATTATCGTTGCTATGTTGAAGATTTTG
Protein-coding regions in this window:
- a CDS encoding PST-A protein (putative); its protein translation is MIKGNNAEGEPELLQGISGEGGENKASHSPNELRLPHEVTRPKSHSARAAQPSRNSAASDKLKTSLSEDKSDKKYTKILYDDGNPEITFFVNKENLKIAKYAWRVENPKAYVFALHGITSHLRNEYLNYMGRPSWVDEKQQKGEMASCVIGGEYDFMQGNNYNCWDSSVSVNKSECKDDRGKVAHGEGGNNFVNLPEEGASPAGEEAEAGVRGRCGADEKVNTGEEENGGAHGGTNADDGSAVGCSFNKILQTNWTKDMKIINETNNMMYDYCQPGEGNSSGVSSSCDSSDYGEKKNLEKKLTMFLSCSSCITNINEGSNHLNSKLNFGTGESGSHPLYDNDGGGECARESTGRDGDCAKRMKLNSDSSEGSSEETSSEDSSEETSSDEDIIDDENVLLPNKSDTHVNYDSNVYYCSMCGICNYCNCGVRTLSYKNSWIEKFNQNGFSFFGIDNQSHGLSEGFKNYRCYVEDFESFIADTLQALEIFIEEWKEKDELKPIIIMGLSMGGCIALKTMEAIFRLNKEWKAYVKSLVLVSPMISLGKQKNKISNRLLISATKFLKYFFPLLPVNVKESNARYPWIKHDSEIDPHQYCGPLRIRIAAECVSAADSCLTYKNLKHIEESDIDIMVIQSKNDCLVDPIGAIDFLRKMMRLHSRRERRKNASMLDAERIRMASSAFSQEISEKKSDSLGPTDSTFIGSACNPGEEDPSGEPSSRALHRESSAHIRAATQVMGYVTTHGKKTTPPKDETVASKYSSTSFTTNSNHLPSERQALLHSERKEDPHPMLVKSSLSIESTSRILRNDSYFSIGSSEDDVKGEKGIWTPFDHGYYKSFNLKKLKNVGGVVGEDPPGQEEYKNLIVYILKYGCHTLPGEPHSRETVTLLVDWLNRICS
- a CDS encoding hypothetical protein (putative); translation: MTDFQTASSSLEEIKNLCSELLNATEEEVFNKLSLYDELEKKLKKIQPIITRIRIRRNEKDESKRTYGEKMIKNVDTLLERYDMVYNIYEEELTIFRENYEIEKKKIIANKLLQEQQRKEHEAQLLNRGREETKVEHLTIQRMNEEKMRALQNTQEDHAQRMKRVETIKAIIQEKCGFLCDEIAAACDRDAAVQYVHAQLGGPPGGANTANGANGANTANDANDANAANDATTANLATTANLATTANLATTANLATTANLANPGNGAVHLVDCLYLVYKQNEFKPFKEALQNIIEYLTHLVKNVDNEQMKLINLMNEQFQKNILSKKGTLLLFVLIGYVVKRPGDVLHVLKKLNRSVDEKNIYMYLEEPDIAADYEGWKCWYDGLQTALDVLCSFSRCVNKYCDVPSDEQVRSAFLYLRRKFGEVRSATGLEV
- a CDS encoding NAD-dependent deacetylase (putative) translates to MGNLMIFARRRVTKSITLEDLASMIRECTYVVALTGSGTSAESNIPSFRGTNSSIWSKYDPKIYGTIWGFWKSPEKIWEVIRDISSDYEIELNPGHTALSALENLGYLKTVITQNIDGLHEESGNSKVIPLHGSVFEARCCTCRETIQLNKIMLQKTSHFMHQLPPECPCGGIFKPNVVLFGEVIPKSLLKQAEKEIEKCDLLLVLGTSSSVSTATNLCYYAHRKKKKIVEVNISKTYITNRLSDYHVRAKFSDL
- a CDS encoding hypothetical protein (putative), translating into MNKLNHANVEYELVNSFMRTFNSELKFQLNLTSADDQEDKKNSMLHQMADLFTDKLICYCTTPMALVVPHGDSEGGLLGDDLLEQIRFFFKQIEEKSQENFLFNMCLDKIAECIFNFKPNPEDVASWISRQALADLVKALLGDNLKRYEQCIICMTDFIKERHAKLNFAQVDNVVLMIEIVQYAIVYLSERKYNTKCSSFVREEWFEHFTDLLHTLKNSEWKIFFHQLIVAETFLYEKKAENTNKEFNSYYKQQLEVWRLKNTSYSKWFKIEMPLSLSLLK